The Pseudoliparis swirei isolate HS2019 ecotype Mariana Trench chromosome 1, NWPU_hadal_v1, whole genome shotgun sequence genome has a window encoding:
- the LOC130192872 gene encoding uncharacterized protein LOC130192872 isoform X1, whose protein sequence is MANNDKDPMPAAGTLSPGQLLSLHKMEPKTLGAIQIVIGALILCLSASVLQIHEVHFTGDVALFLIVVLQVTLSGSVLVHSGRKPTLFWVKCVLVLHLVSAAFATAALGLMSKHLPYRQDSYHCEHCRRLELHAVQHCFRKCTGLIEQKCKLLIDGILGTLVIFLVLELLICITAMLFGLTVLAAGGAQPPSQRPVYPQTRPPAVPATASLPQVAVVVTEPDSEEVEDISTPPTEPQVEPMRAVATEP, encoded by the exons ATGGCTAACAATGACAAGGATCCGATGCCTGCAGCCGGGACCCTCTCCCCGGGCCAGCTGCTGTCCCTCCACAAGATGGAGCCAAAGACTCTGGGG gcgaTCCAGATCGTTATTGGGGCGTTGATTCTGTGTCTGAGTGCCTCTGTGCTCCAGATCCACGAGGTCCACTTCACAGGAGACGTGGCCCTCTTCCTGATTGTGGTCCTACAG GTGACCCTGTCCGGCTCAgtgttggtgcacagcgggagGAAACCCACTTTGTTCTGG GTGAAATGTGTCCTGGTGCTGCACCTCGTCAGCGCTGCTTTTGCCACCGCTGCTCTGGGTCTGATGTCCAAACACCTGCCGTACCGCCAGGACTCGTACCACTGTGAACACTGCCGCCGGCTGGAGCTGCACGCCGTG CAACATTGTTTCAGGAAATGCACCGGGCTGATCGAGCAAAAGTGTAAA CTGTTGATTGATGGGATCCTGGGGACTCTGGTGATCTTCCTGGTGCTGGAGCTGTTGATTTGCATCACTGCCATGCTGTTTGGACTCACTGTGCTCGCTGCTGGGGGAGCCCAG CCTCCGAGCCAGAGACCCGTCTACCCACAGACGCGCCCGCCAGCGGTTCCAGCCACAGCATCGCttccccag GTGGCTGTTGTTGTGACTGAACCAGACtccgaggaggtggaggacatctCCACGCCGCCCACTGAACCCCAGGTGGAGCCGATGAGAGCCGTGGCAACCGAGCCGTGA
- the LOC130192872 gene encoding uncharacterized protein LOC130192872 isoform X2, translated as MANNDKDPMPAAGTLSPGQLLSLHKMEPKTLGAIQIVIGALILCLSASVLQIHEVHFTGDVALFLIVVLQVTLSGSVLVHSGRKPTLFWVKCVLVLHLVSAAFATAALGLMSKHLPYRQDSYHCEHCRRLELHAVLLIDGILGTLVIFLVLELLICITAMLFGLTVLAAGGAQPPSQRPVYPQTRPPAVPATASLPQVAVVVTEPDSEEVEDISTPPTEPQVEPMRAVATEP; from the exons ATGGCTAACAATGACAAGGATCCGATGCCTGCAGCCGGGACCCTCTCCCCGGGCCAGCTGCTGTCCCTCCACAAGATGGAGCCAAAGACTCTGGGG gcgaTCCAGATCGTTATTGGGGCGTTGATTCTGTGTCTGAGTGCCTCTGTGCTCCAGATCCACGAGGTCCACTTCACAGGAGACGTGGCCCTCTTCCTGATTGTGGTCCTACAG GTGACCCTGTCCGGCTCAgtgttggtgcacagcgggagGAAACCCACTTTGTTCTGG GTGAAATGTGTCCTGGTGCTGCACCTCGTCAGCGCTGCTTTTGCCACCGCTGCTCTGGGTCTGATGTCCAAACACCTGCCGTACCGCCAGGACTCGTACCACTGTGAACACTGCCGCCGGCTGGAGCTGCACGCCGTG CTGTTGATTGATGGGATCCTGGGGACTCTGGTGATCTTCCTGGTGCTGGAGCTGTTGATTTGCATCACTGCCATGCTGTTTGGACTCACTGTGCTCGCTGCTGGGGGAGCCCAG CCTCCGAGCCAGAGACCCGTCTACCCACAGACGCGCCCGCCAGCGGTTCCAGCCACAGCATCGCttccccag GTGGCTGTTGTTGTGACTGAACCAGACtccgaggaggtggaggacatctCCACGCCGCCCACTGAACCCCAGGTGGAGCCGATGAGAGCCGTGGCAACCGAGCCGTGA